The genomic stretch TTTACAGCCTTTACCTATACTGATGAAATTTTACTGTACAGACCTTGAATAAAGTTGCAAATGGTAAATTCAAGGTATCTCTGAGAAATCATCATGTTGCAGCTGTATTGGAACTTTGTAAGGTATTATACTCTAGATCTGTTACTTCACGACCATTTTGTGTTGGGAAATAGGAAATAGCTTGGGGCCTGAAAATGCCACCAACAGTTTCTTTGTATTTGGCTTTCTCTGAATGCTAAGGGATAAAGTATCTTACTGTCAGTTTCATTGTTTAATAAGTAAGACAGTTATTAATGTACTTTACAATGTTTCTTTTGAGTGTTTTTTAAGGTGGGGAAAACAAGAAATATGATAGCAGTGGCATATGGAAAGAGGTGTGGGGACGTCAATCTTCCTGTTTTAGAAGATCTGGTAAACCTTTTTCCTTTCATTATTTTCCCCAGAAAAGTATTCAATTAGGCCAAGTTTGAGTTCAGTATATTTATGCATTTCTTCCTTTCAAAAAAAGAGTAATTCACTTTTCAAGTGGTTATATGAAATCTCATTGTTTCTCAGTTTCGAACAAATGATTAGCTTTAGCATGAGAATGAATTAGTGTATACTGTTTATTATTTAGAATTCCAAAGATAGAAGTGTAAACAACTACTAGGAAATAGGAATTCAATAGAAGAGTCGATGTTTCTTACTTTCTTtcaattttcatttaaaaattgtGTTGAGAAAATTGCAATGTCACTTTAATGGAGGAGCACCGCCCTAATATTCTAATTGATAGGAGCATTGTAACTTTTTCTAGTGTAAAATGGTTTTCAGGCCAATTTTATCCCTGGTGTATCTTTGTAAAAGTTTATCGACAAGTATCATTATTTACTAGGAAATAGGAATTCAATAGCAGAGTTCTTACTTTctttcaattttaattaaaagtttatcCCTGGTTTTCAGGTCAATTTTATCCCCGGTGTATCTTTGTAAAAGTTTATCAACAAGTATCATTGTTTACTTTTAAAATTTACTTCTCTTCAACTTTCATTTCTGgttattctaataattactataTTGAAGGGTAGATTACAAAATCAATTGATAATACAATTATTTTTTCCAGGTTCAACTACGCCATAAGTTTGCTCGAATACTTGGTTATTCGAACTTTGCTGACTATGCTGTTGATCTTCGAATGGCAAAGACTCCATCGAAGGTCTGTTTTGTTATGTCAAGTTATATGGTATTCTCAGAAAGTAGGATGATTCTAGAGGAAAAAGTCCCTCCACTTCCTACTCTTCTCAACCTCTTTTAGTGTTGGGAGCGAGAGAGGGTCTATGGGTGGTTCATTCCGCAGctgatagtttttttttatatgtttccTTTAGGTATTTGAATTCTTAGAGGACATTTCCAGTAGTTTGACCGACTTGGCCTCTAAAGAACTTCAGATGTTGAAGGACTTAAAGGTTAGTTGTTtggtttatgttttatgcttttccATATTGCTTCTGTTTTTTCTCTCATTCATTTGGATCTCTTAAATGTTAGTTGTTTtggtttatgttttatgctttccCATGTGTTGATTTGTTCTGTTCGTCATTCATTTGGATCTTATGTGACATCAGAAGAAAGAGGAAGGAGATCTTCCATTTGGGATTGAGGATTTCCTTTACTATGTCAAGAAGGTCCAACAGCAAgaatttgatttggattttggggCTCTTAAGCAATACTTTCCTGTTAATTTGGTTTTGCCTGGGATTTTCAAAATAGTCCAAGACCTATTTGGTATGTTTATTTGTCTTACTTTATGATGCTTATTACTTGGTCAATTTGTTTACTGTCTTTTATATAACTGGTAATATGACTTCTAGGTTGATATCATGCAGGTTTAAGGTTTGAGGAAATTGAAGATCCTGAAATTTGGCATCCTGATGTTCGTGTATATTCAGTTTTTGATTCAAGTTCAAGTGAACTTATGGGTTATTTCTACCTTGATATGTACAAAAGGTTCAAGAGTGCTCCTTTTGATGTTATCTGTGTGTATTAATCGGAGTTTTGGGGAGATGAGTTGATGTTGTTTATTTGAACAGGGAAGGAAAATATAATCACACCTGTGTTGTGGGTCTTCAAAATGGTGCATTATCATCCAGCAGTGTACGACAGGTTGTGTTTTCAATATGATAAGCTAACGTAAAAAGTTAAACTTTTGTACTTTATGGTTACAGACATTTTGAGTTTGATAATAAAGTATGAACTTACGATCagtaatagttagtttgaattcTGAGCTCCCTTCCCCTTGTTTGTCTATAACTTAGTTAGTCTGTCATGGAGAGTTTCCTTGCAATATCTTGTATCTTTATTTTAATCCTTGCTTTAGTCTTAGGTGATCAATTGGCATACATGTATCATGAATTCACGAGtacattatatatttatattcctAATAAATGGATCTAGGGTATCTAATTTGTTTATTTCCCGCTTCTGTATTTAGATTCCAGTGGTGCTACTAATATCTCAATTTCCGAAGGAAGTGGATGGACACCCTGGGTTGCTACGATTCTCGGAAGTGGTTAATTTTTTCCATGAGTTTGGCCATGTGGTAAGCTGTATTCTTTTCTTGTGCTCTGGAATTAGTTCTTTCACTGATTTTACTTAAGCTTTGCAAATTGTTTTTAATGGGATTtaccaataaattgaaactattGTATGTTCTAATGTCTTTGGAGAGGTGATTTATGACATTGAGCATCACTTTTGGTTCTTATATACCTTTAGGTTCAATATGTATGCAATCGTGCATCTTTTGCAAGATTTTCTGGACTGGGCTATGATCCAGACTTTGTTGAGGTTCCTGCTCAGGTTCTAGAAAACTGGTAATTGTTTGTCATGTTCCCTGTTTACTAGTTGGAGTTAAATCAAATTCACCCTTTAATTACTTCATGCAAAATTTAGGTGTTATGAGAGTTCTTCTCTGAAGTTGATATCCGGCTTTTATCAGGTAAGAAATGATTCTTCCCCTCCACTCTGATGGGATGGTCTAAACGTCTTTGACATGAGCTGTATGTTTTTTCTGGTTTCTGTGATTAGGACATAACAAGGCCTATTGAGGATGAAATATGCAAGACACTTAAAAGATGGCGCTACTCATTTTCTGCACTCAAATTAAAGCAAGAAATTCTTTATTGTAAGTTCTCTGGCTATTTATACTATGTACTATGTAGTGAAAGTTTTGCTTCACCCTTGtaggttttaaatgatttttggGATGATCATTCATATAATCTAGGCCAGTTAGAAaattttagtttagtttagtCATTGTTAGTATTATTTTATGGAAACAAAGTTAGTTTCTCAGAATGATGCCTGGTTTTAGGCAATTAGGTGCGTAACTCAAGTCCTTGACAAAATTAGTGTAATGATTGGGCATGTTTTTCCTTCTATCTGCTAAATAAATATTGTGGAAGAAAAAACTACATATGGCCCATATTCTGGTTCTTTAAATATCTGAAAAGTAAGAAAATCAGAAGAAAACAAATGATAAGCAACAGCATGATCCCAGATTGAGATGTTCTTGCGGTGTGTTTTTTATTTGTTAGCTTCACATTTAAGGCACCATAAGTTGAATCAATCTGTTTTTTCaatgctatattttttttttgtgttagcTTCATATTTAAGGCACCATAGGTTTGTAAGAAAACAATCTCTTGACGTAGTTTAGTTATTCTTCTTGCCATTTGTGTGATCTTTATAGTTTTTTTATCTCTGATTTAGGTCTTTTTGATCAAATTATACATTCTGCGGACAATGTCGACATCGTTGAGTTATTCAAGCATCTTCATCCAAAGGTATATGTAACTTTCTCTCTTCAGAAGTTTTGTGTATAGAATTACAAATTTGTCTCTCAtcttcttattattctttttttctctttttgtGTGAGTCAGATTTTGTTAGGGTTGCCAGTTTTGGAAGGGACAAATCCAGCTTCACGTTTTCCTTGTAGTGTTATTGGTTATGAATCTGCCTGTTACAGTCATATATGGAGTGAGGTTTGACTCTCCCTCAACTTAGTATTCTTTTCATTCATATATTTTGAGCCAGCATATACTCTGTTATCGCGAGCATCATAATTCTTTTTGGAGTATTGCGGCACTTCTTAATGTTTATGATATTAAAACCAATTGTACAGGTTTTTGCTGCTGACATATTTTCTTCAAAGTTTCACAACAATATTTCGAACCAGTACGTTGGCATGCAGTTCAGGAACAAGGTAAACATAAACATCTTGCTGTGTTAAATCAAAACCATAAAGTAATGGCTTGGAAAATTTAATTGACTAAAAACACAATTCTCTCTCACTTAAGAGGGGTGTGATTTACAACCCAATTCACAAAGGTGATTCtaaaatttatttgtgatttatcAATAACTTGGAAGGCATTGGCTCCTGGTGGAGGCAAGGAACCCATTGAAGTACTGTCAGATTTTCTTGGAAGAGAACCATCAATCCGAGCTTTTGTCAACGCCAAAGCTGATTTTAGTTTGTGATCACAGAGGAGGCATTGTTGGTTCTGTCTTCTTCCCCGGATCTCCTAATCGGCATTCTGCAATTTTGGTTACCTACTCGAGTACATCCCCTTGTTGTATTTAATCTCCATTAAGAATTTTATCTATTTGAATCGATGGTAAAAGTGTCTAGTTTGTCACATAATTTATCATAGATGGAGGTTAGTATTATCTTTGTGAGGTGGGTGcattatggcttttttttttttgattgatCAGAAAATTTATCATGGttattatttatgtatttattagcTTCAAAACAACCAATTTTCTCcgctttcttttttctttctttctcgaACTTTTTTTTAAGTGTTCGTAAACATGGATCATGTTTATCCTTATTTAAATGACTCACGAACGGTATAATATGTTAATAGATGGGAAATTTGATATAAAGGAGTTCCCTTTATTATATATTGTTTTACCACCTCATTTGGCTTGACAAACATGTTTTTAGAGGCTACGAAATTGAGGAGAAAAGTGACAAATATATCTTTACCCTTTTTAAATTGTTCAAACATGGATCCAAATAATTCTATTAAAATGTCCTCGTGCATTAGTCATATTAAATGATATTCTTCAAGGATTGGGTTGCCCAAATAACATAAAAGAAACTTTTTGGTTTTGGTTGCTTTAGAAGGTCCAGGTTGGTCTACTAACAACATCATTTCTAGATTGAATGAGTTTGTTTTACTTTTAATTACTTTTAATAACAAAAGAAAAGTTTATCTTCTATTCATTTATTTTTGGTGGTACTTATTCATCAATGGATAGTAAATATAATCCAATTACTAAgcaaaacaaagaaaaagaaaaaagaaaaaaaatccaatTACTACATTTAGATTTTAAGAATCCTGAATTATTGTTGCATTTtactgattttttttgttttttggaaAGGGTTGCATTTTACTGACTTAGGAGACCAAAAACTAACTTTATCAAATTTGTCTTCACTTTGGGTGTACTTAGAATTAGACACAATTCAATGAACTTGTAAATGAAACCAAAAAGAGGAAAGTAAAGGAAGAGAAAAAGTAGACGCAAAAGAGCTTCGGATTCGAATACATCTTAAgaatttattatagtatttattaGTCAGATTACTATGGAGTACTATTTAGGATCACACAAATTAAAATGTGATGCCCA from Humulus lupulus chromosome 5, drHumLupu1.1, whole genome shotgun sequence encodes the following:
- the LOC133834545 gene encoding probable thimet oligopeptidase isoform X1, yielding MTESERNEEKMSKQKRDRNLLAFTGGVALVALAVNLGIAAFNSHKQKKKKKDLPGSNFRVNLSASEILKLADRIIAKSKKVHDFVASVPLEKVTYTNVISPLAELEAQQFPLVQSCVLPKLLSLSDDICKASAEAERRIDAHVLMCRKREDVYRVVRAFVSKGEWINAEAKRYTLCLVKDFERNGLNLTSTKREEMQRLRTQIDDLSFQYIQNLNDDNTFLFFSEAELAGLPPEFLKTLNKVANGKFKVSLRNHHVAAVLELCKVGKTRNMIAVAYGKRCGDVNLPVLEDLVQLRHKFARILGYSNFADYAVDLRMAKTPSKVFEFLEDISSSLTDLASKELQMLKDLKKKEEGDLPFGIEDFLYYVKKVQQQEFDLDFGALKQYFPVNLVLPGIFKIVQDLFGLRFEEIEDPEIWHPDVRVYSVFDSSSSELMGYFYLDMYKREGKYNHTCVVGLQNGALSSSSVRQIPVVLLISQFPKEVDGHPGLLRFSEVVNFFHEFGHVVQYVCNRASFARFSGLGYDPDFVEVPAQVLENWCYESSSLKLISGFYQDITRPIEDEICKTLKRWRYSFSALKLKQEILYCLFDQIIHSADNVDIVELFKHLHPKILLGLPVLEGTNPASRFPCSVIGYESACYSHIWSEVFAADIFSSKFHNNISNQYVGMQFRNKALAPGGGKEPIEVLSDFLGREPSIRAFVNAKADFSL
- the LOC133834545 gene encoding probable thimet oligopeptidase isoform X2, producing the protein MTESERNEEKMSKQKRDRNLLAFTGGVALVALAVNLGIAAFNSHKQKKKKKDLPGSNFRVNLSASEILKLADRIIAKSKKVHDFVASVPLEKVTYTNVISPLAELEAQQFPLVQSCVLPKLLSLSDDICKASAEAERRIDAHVLMCRKREDVYRVVRAFVSKGEWINAEAKRYTLCLVKDFERNGLNLTSTKREEMQRLRTQIDDLSFQYIQNLNDDNTFLFFSEAELAGLPPEFLKTLNKVANGKFKVSLRNHHVAAVLELCKVGKTRNMIAVAYGKRCGDVNLPVLEDLVQLRHKFARILGYSNFADYAVDLRMAKTPSKVFEFLEDISSSLTDLASKELQMLKDLKKEEGDLPFGIEDFLYYVKKVQQQEFDLDFGALKQYFPVNLVLPGIFKIVQDLFGLRFEEIEDPEIWHPDVRVYSVFDSSSSELMGYFYLDMYKREGKYNHTCVVGLQNGALSSSSVRQIPVVLLISQFPKEVDGHPGLLRFSEVVNFFHEFGHVVQYVCNRASFARFSGLGYDPDFVEVPAQVLENWCYESSSLKLISGFYQDITRPIEDEICKTLKRWRYSFSALKLKQEILYCLFDQIIHSADNVDIVELFKHLHPKILLGLPVLEGTNPASRFPCSVIGYESACYSHIWSEVFAADIFSSKFHNNISNQYVGMQFRNKALAPGGGKEPIEVLSDFLGREPSIRAFVNAKADFSL